From a single Miscanthus floridulus cultivar M001 chromosome 8, ASM1932011v1, whole genome shotgun sequence genomic region:
- the LOC136469393 gene encoding uncharacterized protein, translating into MASAAAPVRDEARGMRDVRASPPPIPEDARRRAINQAHAEAQKKRKDAKAAKRTKKILTREELDKRRRQQRKDGLPLEESPSPSVSTNASDGDDKGEMGRGPLDHLLDVGETVPGASASSPALPEGGGGAVLGSAFAHPGVEADTPEARALGKRAVSPMGPTAVAEQAAVGATPPPPQRIEGAPGPVGDRRKRPVEVLSLAPLKALKVSPGSSAHWVAEAQAAIQRGVASVRADPKEPATQGGAAEVTSTQTGEGALPPREGRARESDGAKVPLVTEATEVEAPEVSEAEVTEAGVPKTTEAAAAGVGVSATTEATMAEAGAPETVEAMIAEARAPEITEADVMVVRLSA; encoded by the exons atggcttcggcggcggcgcctgttcgagatgaggccagg gggatgagggacgtgcgcgcctctccgccgcccattcccgaggatGCGAGGCGGCGAGCGATCAACCAggcgcacgccgaggcacagaaaaagcggaaggacgccaaggcggcgaagcgcacaaagAAGATCCTCACGCGTGAGGAATTGGACAAGCGCCGTCGccagcaaaggaaggatggcctcccgttggaggagtccccgtcgccgTCGGTATCGACGAatgcctcggacggggatgacaagggtgagatggggcggggtcccctggaccatctccttgacgtcggggagacggtgcccggggcgtcggcaagtAGTCCGGCGCTcccagagggaggaggaggagctgtccTAGGGTCGGCATTCGCCCACCCCGGGGTTGAGGCCGatacgcccgaggcacgggcactgggcaagcgtgccgtcagcccaatGGGCCCGACGGCAGTAGCGGAGCAGGCGGCGGTGGGTGCAACaccaccgcccccgcagaggatcGAGGGAGCGCCGGGGCCCGTCGGGGACCG tcggaagcgaccTGTGGAGGTGCTTTCCTTAGCGCCCCTCAAGGCACTCAAGGTGAGccctggctcctccgcccactgggtggcagaggcgcaagccgccatacaacgtgGCGTGGCGTCGGtgagggccgacccaaaggagccggccacccaaggaggggctgccgaggtgacctcgacacagacaggggagggagcgcttccgccCCGCGAGGGTAGGGCTcgtgagtcggatggggccaAGGTGCCCTTAGTCAccgaggccaccgaggtcgaggcccctGAGGTCTCTGAGGCTGAGGTGACAGAGGCCGGGGTGCCCAAGACCACCGAGGCCGCAGCGGCGGGGGTCGGTGTTtctgcgaccaccgaggccacgatggcggaggccggagcccccgagaccgtcgaggccatgattgcggaggccagagcccccgagatCACCGAGGCCGATGTGATGGTGGTGAGGCTGTCTGCCTAg